Genomic segment of Truepera radiovictrix DSM 17093:
CAGGGTGAGGACCTCGCGGCGCTCGGCTGTCGCGCTACGAGCGCGCCCCTAGAGGTCCCGGCCGAGCTCTGCATCGCCGCCCCCGGCGTGCCCTGGGACGCCCCCGACCTCGCCGCGCTGCGCGCGCGCGGGGTCGAGACCATCGGTGAGGTCGAGTGGGTCTACCGCACGGTCGACGCCCCCATCCTGGGCATCACCGGTACGGCGGGGAAGACGACCGTGACGCGCTGGCTCTCGCACACGCTGACCCTTGCCGGCCTCGACGCCCCCGCCGGCGGCAACGTCGACCCCGCGCTCGCGGCCGTCGCCGCACCCGGCCGGGTGCTGGTGACCGAGCTCTCGTCGTTTCAGCTCGAGCGCTGTCCGAGCCTGCACCCCCGCGTCGCCGTGGTGCTCAACCTGGGCCGCGACCACCTCGACCGCCACGGCTCGCTGGCGGCCTACCACGCGGCCAAAAAACGCCTGATCGCCCACCTCACCCCGGAGGACACCTTCGTCTACAACCACGACGACCCCTTGGTGCGCGCCTGGGCCGAGGCGTCGCCCGCGCGCACGTGGGGGTTTTCGGCCGCGCCCACGCCCGGGAGCGCCGCCCACCTCGCCGACGGGATGCTCACGCTCCACGGCCGGCCGCTTGTAGCGGTGCGCGCGCTGCAGCTCACGGGCCAGCACCACCGGCTCAACGCGCTCGCCGTCGCCCTCGCGGCCGCCGCCTGGGGACTAGGCGACGAGGCGATCCGCGCGGGGCTCGAGAGCTTTTCGGGGGTGCCGGGGCGCTACAGCGTGGTCGGCGAGGTGGCGGGCGTGCGCTTCGTCGAGGACTCCATCGCCACGCGCACCCTGGCCGTCCAGGCGGCGCTCGCCGCGACCCCCGCCCCCGTGGTGTGGCTTCTAGGTGGGCAGGACAAGGGCGCGAGCTTCGCCGAGTTGGAGGCTTTGGTGCGCGACAGGGTCGTGCTCGCCCTCTGCTTCGGCGAGGCGGGCCCGGCGTTCGCCGCGCAGCTGTCGGCTTGGACCGAAACCCACGTCATCCCGGACCGTGACGGCGAGGCGGCGCTGCGACGCGCCACCGCGCTCGCCGCCGAACGCTTGAGGGGCTCCGGCGGCACCGTGCTGCTCGCGCCGCTCGCCGCCTCGTTCGATCAGTTTGGCAACTACCAAGCGCGCGCCGAGGCCTTTCGGCGCGCCGTGACCGCGCTGCACACGCCCAAGGAGGCGCTATGGACTGGCTTCTCTTCCTCGCGCAGCTGAGCCTCGGGGTGCTCGGGGTGCTCGGCGTCGCCACGAGCTCGCCGGAGACCTGGCCCGAGCACCTCGTGCGCGTCACCATCGCGCTCGCGCTCACCGTCGTGGTCTCGCGCGTGTCGCCGCAGCGCGTCGTCAAGGTGAGCCCCTTTTTCTACGTCGGGGTGCTCGCGCTGCTCGCGCTGGTGCTCGTCATCGGCATCTCCCCCGAGGGGAGCGATTCGCGGCGCTGGCTGCTCATCGGCAACTTTACGCTGCAACCCTCTGAACTCATGAAAGTCGCCGTGATCGCCTATCTCACCGCGTTTTTCCACAACCACCTGGGCAACTGGCAGATCTGGCGCCCGATGCTCGTCATGGGGCTCGCAGTCGGCCTCATCATCGCCGAACCAAACGTCAGCACGGCGGTCTTTATCTTTCTGCTGGGGCTTTCGGTGATGGTCGCCGCGGGCACCACCATCGTCCGTCTGGTCAGCATCGGCGCCGCGGCGGGCCTTATCGCCGCGCTCATCGCCGGCCCCTACCTCCGCCAGTTCCCCTACATCAGCGCGCGCATCACCGGTTTTCGCGACCTCTGGGGGGCGCGCGCCGATACCCTCGGCGACACCTACCAAGCCGACCGCGCCCAACGCATCATCAGCGAGGCGGGGCTTTTCGGCCTCGGCTCGGGGCAGCCGGTCAGCATCCCGGCGGCGAGCACCGACATGATCGCCGTGTCGCTCGCGCACGCGCTCGGGCTGATCGGCGTGCTCACGCTTATCGCGCTCTACCTCTTTATCGTGCTGCGCGGGCTCGAGATCGCCGCGAGCCTCAAAGGCCCGGGGGCGCTCCTCGCCGCCGGGGCGAGCGCCTACGTGGGCGGCCAGGCCGCCCTCAACCTCCTCGTCGCCGCCGGGTTGCTGCCGGTCACGGGGGTGCCGCTGCCCTTCGTCTCAGACGGCTTTAACAGCCTGCTCTCGGTCGGCATGGCGATGGGGCTTATGCAGAGCGCCTACCGCGAAGCGCGCCGCAGCGCCCCCGCAGCCGCGGCGAAAGGTCCCGCTCTTAGCGGATGAAACCCGTGCTGCTCGCTACCGGCGGGACCGGAGGCCACATCTACCCGGCGCTGGCGCTCGCGCGCGCGCTCGCCGCTTGCGGCTACGAGGTCGCGTTTATCGGGCAGCAGGGGGGGCTCGAGGCCAAGCTCGTCCCCGATGCGGGCTTCGCCTTTTGGGGGGTGCGCGCCGGCAAGTACGACCGCAGCCGCCCCGACCCGCGCCAAGCCGTCCGGGCGGCGCTCGGTTTAAGCGACGCGCTCGCCGCTCTGCGCCGCCTCCGCCCCGCGCTCGTGGTCGGTTTCGGCGGCTTCGCCGCCTTTCCGGGGCTCGCGGCGGCGCGCCTGTCGGGCGTCCCCTGGGCGCTCCACGAACAGAACGCCTATCCGGGCCTCGTCACGCGCCTTTTCGCCCGCGGCGCGCGCTTTATCGGGGTCGCGCAGCCGGGCGTTGCCGCGCACCTGCCGCGCGCGGCGCGCGAGCGCGTCGTCACGGTCGGTATGCCGGTGCGCGAAGAGCGGCTGCCTAAGAGCGAGGCGCGCCGCCGCCTCGGCCTCCCGGAAGCGGTGACGCTGACGCTCGTCCTCGGGGGGAGCCAGGGCTCCGCGCTCCTCAACCGCGCGGTCCCCGAAGCGTTCGCGGCGCTCGGCGCGCAAGCCCCCCACTGGGTGCTGCATAGCAGCGGCGCGGCGCACCTGGAGACGGTACGGGCGCACCTGCAAAGCTGCCTCAGCCCGAGCCAGCGGGAACGCTACCGGGTAGCACCCTACCTCGACACCGTGTTAGCGTGGTCTGCAGCCGACCTCGGCGTGACGCGCGCGGGCACGGGGACGCTCGCCGAAGCCGCCTTTCACGGGGTACCGCTCCTCATGGTCCCCTTGAGCACGGCCGCCGACAACCACCAACTCCACAACGCGCGGGCGGTGGCGCGCGACCGCGCGGGCACCGTGGTTGAGGAACGCGACCTCCAACCGGTGACCCTAGCCGCCGCGTGGCGCCACCTGCTCGAGCCAGAGACTAGGGCGCGCGCCGCGGCGGCCGCCCGCGAGCGCTCCCCCGCCGGGGCTACCGCGCGCCTTTGCGAGCGGGTGGTGCAGGAGCTCAACCCCCCACGAGCGCCGAGGTCACCGCGCACACTGGGGGAGCAGGAGACCGCATGAAACCGCATCTTCACTTTATGGGCATCGCGGGCGTCGGGATGAGCGGGCTCGCCCGCTGGTACCTCGCCGACGGCTACCGCGTGTCGGGCTGCGACGCGCTTGAGAGCCCCGAGCTGCACACGCTGCGGCGCCAGGGGATCGAGGCGCACCTCGGCCACGACCCAGCCCACGTCGCACACGCCGACCTGCTCGTCACGAGCACCGCGATCCCCGAAGCGCACCCCGAGGTGCAAGCCGCGCGCGCGCAGGGCAAACGGACGCTGCGGCGCATCGAGCTCCTCGCCGAGCTCTTAAACCGCCGGCGCAGCGTCGCCGTGACCGGCACGCACGGTAAAAGCACCACCACGGGGATGATCGCCACCTTGTTTTTAAAAGCGGGCTGCGACCCCTCGGTCTTGGTCGGTGGGCACCTCGCCGCGCTCGGCTCGAACGTCCGCTACGGCCACGGGGCGTGGATAATCGCCGAGGTCGACGAGTCCGACCCCGGCTTCGCCGCCCTCCCCTCGGAGCTCGCCGTCGTCACCAACTTAGAGGACGACCACATCGCCGGCGACTTTAGCGAGCGGCGCAACTACCACGCCTCACTCGAGGCGCTCGAGGCGGCCACCGCGAGCTTCGCCGCGCGCTCAGAGCGCGTCCTCTTCTGCGCCGATTGGCCGTCGCTGGGGCCCCTGTTGGGCGGGCTGCCGAACGCGGTCACCTACGGGCTCAGCGAGGGGGCGAGCTACCGCGCGTCGGTGTGCGCGCTCTCGGCCGCGGGCAGCCACTTTACCTTTCACGCCCCCCACACCCCACCCGTCGAGGTGCGGCTCCTCGTGCCGGGGCGCCACAACGTCCAAAACGCCGCAGCGGCGCTCGCCGCGGCCCACCTAGCGGGGCTCGACCTCAAGGCGGCGGCCGAGCACCTGAGCACCTTCGGTGGCGTCGGCCGCCGCTGGCAGCGGCGCGGCAGCGTGCGCGGCGCGCTCGTGATCGACGACTACGCCCACCACCCGACCGAGGTGCGGGTCACCCTCGAGGCCGCGCGCCACACCGGTCGGCGGGTGCGGGCGGTGCTGCAACCGCACCGCTGGGTCCGCACCGCCCGCCACTGGCCCGCCCTGGCCGACGCCGCCGCTTTGGCCGACGAGGTGCTCGTCTTGGAGGTCTACGGGGCGGGCGAGGCGGCCATCCCCGGCGTCTCGGCGCGGCGCATCGTCGAGCGCCTTCAAGCGGCGGGCACACCCGCGAGCTTTCATAGCGCCGCCTCGGCGCAGAGCTACTTAGCCGAGAGCTTAGAGCAGAACGACCTGGTGATCACCCTGGGGGCGGGCGACGTCTGGGAGGTCGCCGAGGGGGTCGTCGCGCTCGCCGGGGGGGACGATGGCAGCGCCTAAGGTGGTGCCGCTCGCACCGCTCACCACCTTGGGCGTCGGGGGGCCGGCGGAGCTGTGGGTGGTCGAGTCGCACGCCGAGCTCGTCGAGGCTACCCGCGAACCCTTCCGCGTCCTCGGGGGGGGGTCCAACCTGCTCATCGCCGACGCCGGGGTTCCCGAGCGGGTCATCAAGCTCGGCCGCGCGTACAACGACGTGCGCGCCTTCGGCCCCGCAGCGGCGAGCGCCGCGGGGATCTGGTTGGGCGGCGCGACGCCGCTCCCGGGGCTCGTGCGCCGCGCCGCCGCGCTCGGGCTCTCGGGGCTCGAGGGGCTCTTGGGCGTCCCCGCGACCCTAGGCGGCGCCGTGGTGATGAACGCGGGCACCCGCTTTGGCGAGATGGCCGACACCCTGCAGGAGGTCGAGGTGCTCTTAGAGGGGCGACTCGAGCGCCTCAGCGCCGCCGAGCTCGGCCTCGGTTACCGCACGAGCGCCTTGCCACCAAAGGCGGTGCTCACCCGCGCGCGCCTGCGCCTTAGCCCCTCGAGCCAGACGCGCGTCAGGGCGCGCCTCGCCGAAGTCGACGCCGCGCGGCGGGGGCAACCCAAGGCGAAGTCGGCGGGGTGCGCCTTTAAAAACCCCCCCGGCGACAGCGCGGGGCGGCTTATCGACGCCCTCGGCCTCAAGGGGTTGCGCGTCGGCGGGGCGATGATCTCGCCCGAACACGGCAACTTCGTCGTCAACCTCGGGGGGGCGACCGCAGGGGACGTCGTGGCGCTTTTGGAGCGGGTGCGGGAGCGCTCGAGCGTACCCTTGGAGACCGAGTGGGAGCTCTGGGGGTTCGGGCCGCGCGAGGAGGCGCTATGCGCCGCCCCCTAGTGCTGCTGCTCCTTTTGTGTACCGCGCTGCTCGTCGGCTCACGCTTCTACCCACGCGTCCGCTACGTCGACGTCGCCGGTGCCGCGCACTACACCGCCGCCGAGCTCGCCGCGCTGGCGGGTCTAAAACCCGGCCAACCGCTCTTGTGGGTCAGCACCTGGAGCCTCGCGGGGCTGACGCGCGACCCCTGGGTCGAGAGCGCCCGCGTCGTACGCCGCTGGCCCGAGCGCGTGCTGCTCGAGGTGACCGAACGCACCCCCGCCTTTCGGTACGGCGAGAGGGTCTACGCCCTAGATGGTACAGTCTTACCCGGTGCAGACCCGCTGGCGGCGCCCGTGACCCTGACGGGGTGGGGCGCGAGCCGCTTAGAGGAGGCCACAGAGCTTTTGCGCCTCCTCGCCGACTTTCAACCGGAGGTGTTAAGCTATTCGCCGAGCGGCTTTACGGTTTTTTTCGCCGATTCCACCCTCTACACCCCCGACGTCGCGTCTTTGCGAGCACACTGGTCGGGGTTTGTGGAACACCGGGGTTTCAGCGTCGCCGTCTACCCTTGGGGAGTGAGCGTACAACCATGATAGAGGGCGCCATGCGCGTACAGGGTCAACGGAAACAGGAGCAGCTAGGGCAGTGGGCGTGACAGACGAACGGATCGTCGTCGGGTTAGACATCGGCACCACAAAGATCTGCACGGTGATCGGTGAGGTCGCCTCCGACGGCGTGCTCGACATTATCGGCGAGGGCACGGTGCCCTCAGACGGCCTGCGCAAGGGGGTCGTGGTCAACCTCGAGCGCACCATCGCGTCGGTGCGGCAGTCGGTCGCCGCCGCCGAACGCGTCGCCGGCGTCGAGGTCAAAGACGCCTGGATCGGCGTCGCCGGCACGCACCTGCGCGCCTTTACGAGCCACGGGATGGCGGCCATCCGGCGCGGCCAGCAGATTAGCGAGGCCGACGTCGAACGCACCATCGAAAACGCGCGCGCCGTGCCCCTAGAGGCCAACATGGACGTCATCCACGTGATCCCGCAGGAGTACGTGGTCGACGGCCAAGACGGCATCAAAGACCCGGTCGGGATGAGCGGCGTGCGTTTAGAGGTCGACGTGCACATTATCGCCGGGGCGCAGGGGCCGCTGCAGAACCTAAGCCGCTGCGCCCGCGACGCCCACGTCGAGGTGAGCGGGATGGTGGTGCAGGCGCTCGCCTCGGGCCTCGCCGTGTTGGACCGCAACGAGCGCGAGCTCACCACGGTGTTGATCGATATCGGCGGCGGCACCACCGACGTCGGCGTCTTTCGCCGCGGCACGCTGACCGACTCGGCGGTGATCCCGTTGGGCGGCGACCACATCACCCAAGACATCTCGCAACTGCTGCGCATCCCCCCCGACGAAGCCGAGCGGGTCAAGAAAAAGTACGGCGTCGCGGTACCTGAGCTCGCCGACCGCGAGGTCGCTCTGGAGGTGTCGCACCCGAACTACACCGCCTCGCTCTCGACCTTTGAACTCGCGCAGGTGATCCGCCCGCGGGTGGTGGAGATTTTAGACTTCGTCAAACGCTCGGTCGAACAGCGCCTGGGCGCGATGGAGCTGCTCGCCGGCAACGTCGTCATCACCGGCGGGGCGTCGCTCATGCCCGGGATCGAACAGGTCGCCACCGAACGCTTTCGCCTCCCCGTACGGATCGGCAAACCCGTGGAGGTCTCGGGTTTGGTCGACGTCGTCGCGAGCCCTGCGCACGCGACCGCCGTCGGTTTGGTACGCTACGGCGTCCTGCAGGGGCACGCGCTCGCCCCCTCGGGGAACCGGCCGCGGCTGATGCAGAGCGCGGGGCAGTCGGTGGGGGGCTGGTTCCAAAATATCCGCAACTTTTTGAAGGATTTCTTTTAACCGTGATACGTAAACACCCAACGTTGAGGGAGCACACCATGGTCGCGAGCACGTCGGAAAACGCCGTCATTCGGGTTATCGGTCTAGGCGGTGGGGGGAACAACGCGGTCAACCGGATGATCGAGGCCAAGCTCGAAGGGGTGCAGTTTATCGCTGCAAACACCGACGCGCAGGTTCTGGCCACCTCACTCGCGGAAAACCGCATCCAGATGGGCGATCACCTGACCAAGGGGCTCGGCGCGGGGGCAAACCCGGAGATCGGTGAGAAAGCGGCCCTAGAGGACCGCGACCGCATCGCCGAACAGCTGCGCGGCTCCGACCTCGTCTTTATCACCGCCGGGATGGGCGGCGGTACGGGGACCGGCAGCGCCCCCGTGGTCGCCGAGATCTCGCGCGAGCAGGGCGCCTTGACCATCGCGGTGGTCACCACCCCGTTTCAGTTCGAGGGCCCCAACCGGATGCGCCAAGCCGAAGAGGGGTTGCGCAAGCTCGAGGACAAGGTCGACGCGCTGATCGTCGTTGAAAACCAGCGCCTCTTGTCCGCTCTAGACCGCAAGGTCAAACTCGGGGACGCCTTTCGCGTCGCCGACCGGGTGCTCTACTACGGCGTCAAAGGCATCAGCGACGTGATCAACAAACCGGGGATGATCAACGTCGACTTCGCCGACGTGCGCGCGCTCCTCTCGGGTGCCGGGACGGTCCTTATGGGCATCGGCTCGGGGCGCGGCGAGGGCCTGGTCGAGGAGGCCGCGAACAGCGCCACGCACTCGCCGCTGCTCGCGCGCGGGGTCGAGGGGGCGCACCAGCTGCTTATCAACATCACCGGCTCGGAGGAGCTGACGCTCTTCGACGCCCACGAGATCGTCGAAAAGATCAGCGAGGCGACCGAGGTCGAGGATCCGAACGTGCTCTTTGG
This window contains:
- the murG gene encoding undecaprenyldiphospho-muramoylpentapeptide beta-N-acetylglucosaminyltransferase — translated: MKPVLLATGGTGGHIYPALALARALAACGYEVAFIGQQGGLEAKLVPDAGFAFWGVRAGKYDRSRPDPRQAVRAALGLSDALAALRRLRPALVVGFGGFAAFPGLAAARLSGVPWALHEQNAYPGLVTRLFARGARFIGVAQPGVAAHLPRAARERVVTVGMPVREERLPKSEARRRLGLPEAVTLTLVLGGSQGSALLNRAVPEAFAALGAQAPHWVLHSSGAAHLETVRAHLQSCLSPSQRERYRVAPYLDTVLAWSAADLGVTRAGTGTLAEAAFHGVPLLMVPLSTAADNHQLHNARAVARDRAGTVVEERDLQPVTLAAAWRHLLEPETRARAAAAARERSPAGATARLCERVVQELNPPRAPRSPRTLGEQETA
- a CDS encoding FtsW/RodA/SpoVE family cell cycle protein, with protein sequence MDWLLFLAQLSLGVLGVLGVATSSPETWPEHLVRVTIALALTVVVSRVSPQRVVKVSPFFYVGVLALLALVLVIGISPEGSDSRRWLLIGNFTLQPSELMKVAVIAYLTAFFHNHLGNWQIWRPMLVMGLAVGLIIAEPNVSTAVFIFLLGLSVMVAAGTTIVRLVSIGAAAGLIAALIAGPYLRQFPYISARITGFRDLWGARADTLGDTYQADRAQRIISEAGLFGLGSGQPVSIPAASTDMIAVSLAHALGLIGVLTLIALYLFIVLRGLEIAASLKGPGALLAAGASAYVGGQAALNLLVAAGLLPVTGVPLPFVSDGFNSLLSVGMAMGLMQSAYREARRSAPAAAAKGPALSG
- a CDS encoding cell division protein FtsQ/DivIB, which gives rise to MRRPLVLLLLLCTALLVGSRFYPRVRYVDVAGAAHYTAAELAALAGLKPGQPLLWVSTWSLAGLTRDPWVESARVVRRWPERVLLEVTERTPAFRYGERVYALDGTVLPGADPLAAPVTLTGWGASRLEEATELLRLLADFQPEVLSYSPSGFTVFFADSTLYTPDVASLRAHWSGFVEHRGFSVAVYPWGVSVQP
- a CDS encoding UDP-N-acetylmuramate dehydrogenase, giving the protein MAAPKVVPLAPLTTLGVGGPAELWVVESHAELVEATREPFRVLGGGSNLLIADAGVPERVIKLGRAYNDVRAFGPAAASAAGIWLGGATPLPGLVRRAAALGLSGLEGLLGVPATLGGAVVMNAGTRFGEMADTLQEVEVLLEGRLERLSAAELGLGYRTSALPPKAVLTRARLRLSPSSQTRVRARLAEVDAARRGQPKAKSAGCAFKNPPGDSAGRLIDALGLKGLRVGGAMISPEHGNFVVNLGGATAGDVVALLERVRERSSVPLETEWELWGFGPREEALCAAP
- the murD gene encoding UDP-N-acetylmuramoyl-L-alanine--D-glutamate ligase; this translates as MNVLVYGLGRSGGAVARLLRRQGHAVWTFDAQHPQGEDLAALGCRATSAPLEVPAELCIAAPGVPWDAPDLAALRARGVETIGEVEWVYRTVDAPILGITGTAGKTTVTRWLSHTLTLAGLDAPAGGNVDPALAAVAAPGRVLVTELSSFQLERCPSLHPRVAVVLNLGRDHLDRHGSLAAYHAAKKRLIAHLTPEDTFVYNHDDPLVRAWAEASPARTWGFSAAPTPGSAAHLADGMLTLHGRPLVAVRALQLTGQHHRLNALAVALAAAAWGLGDEAIRAGLESFSGVPGRYSVVGEVAGVRFVEDSIATRTLAVQAALAATPAPVVWLLGGQDKGASFAELEALVRDRVVLALCFGEAGPAFAAQLSAWTETHVIPDRDGEAALRRATALAAERLRGSGGTVLLAPLAASFDQFGNYQARAEAFRRAVTALHTPKEALWTGFSSSRS
- the murC gene encoding UDP-N-acetylmuramate--L-alanine ligase; the encoded protein is MKPHLHFMGIAGVGMSGLARWYLADGYRVSGCDALESPELHTLRRQGIEAHLGHDPAHVAHADLLVTSTAIPEAHPEVQAARAQGKRTLRRIELLAELLNRRRSVAVTGTHGKSTTTGMIATLFLKAGCDPSVLVGGHLAALGSNVRYGHGAWIIAEVDESDPGFAALPSELAVVTNLEDDHIAGDFSERRNYHASLEALEAATASFAARSERVLFCADWPSLGPLLGGLPNAVTYGLSEGASYRASVCALSAAGSHFTFHAPHTPPVEVRLLVPGRHNVQNAAAALAAAHLAGLDLKAAAEHLSTFGGVGRRWQRRGSVRGALVIDDYAHHPTEVRVTLEAARHTGRRVRAVLQPHRWVRTARHWPALADAAALADEVLVLEVYGAGEAAIPGVSARRIVERLQAAGTPASFHSAASAQSYLAESLEQNDLVITLGAGDVWEVAEGVVALAGGDDGSA
- the ftsZ gene encoding cell division protein FtsZ, whose translation is MVASTSENAVIRVIGLGGGGNNAVNRMIEAKLEGVQFIAANTDAQVLATSLAENRIQMGDHLTKGLGAGANPEIGEKAALEDRDRIAEQLRGSDLVFITAGMGGGTGTGSAPVVAEISREQGALTIAVVTTPFQFEGPNRMRQAEEGLRKLEDKVDALIVVENQRLLSALDRKVKLGDAFRVADRVLYYGVKGISDVINKPGMINVDFADVRALLSGAGTVLMGIGSGRGEGLVEEAANSATHSPLLARGVEGAHQLLINITGSEELTLFDAHEIVEKISEATEVEDPNVLFGVAYDEAAGDEVRVTVIAAGFDHAPQPKILRPTQFRAAVGGGRSYDPSNYDIPAFLRYNPDDQ
- the ftsA gene encoding cell division protein FtsA; this encodes MGVTDERIVVGLDIGTTKICTVIGEVASDGVLDIIGEGTVPSDGLRKGVVVNLERTIASVRQSVAAAERVAGVEVKDAWIGVAGTHLRAFTSHGMAAIRRGQQISEADVERTIENARAVPLEANMDVIHVIPQEYVVDGQDGIKDPVGMSGVRLEVDVHIIAGAQGPLQNLSRCARDAHVEVSGMVVQALASGLAVLDRNERELTTVLIDIGGGTTDVGVFRRGTLTDSAVIPLGGDHITQDISQLLRIPPDEAERVKKKYGVAVPELADREVALEVSHPNYTASLSTFELAQVIRPRVVEILDFVKRSVEQRLGAMELLAGNVVITGGASLMPGIEQVATERFRLPVRIGKPVEVSGLVDVVASPAHATAVGLVRYGVLQGHALAPSGNRPRLMQSAGQSVGGWFQNIRNFLKDFF